From the Flavobacterium gyeonganense genome, the window GGCGAAAACCAGGTAGGGACTAAACATATCGAAGATTTACATGATTTAGGCTATATCCCGATGGTTTTTAAAGCGTTGCCGGAAGGTGCAAGCGTTCCGTTGAGAGTGCCAATGTTTACGATGTACAATACCATTCCGGAATTTTTCTGGCTGACGAATTATTTCGAAACCTTGCTTTCTGCCGTAATCTGGCTGCCATGTAACTCAGCTACCATCGCAAGAGAATACAGAAAAGTACTAGACAAATATGCGGAAGAGACTTCATCTGTACCTGATTTTGTCAACTGGCAGGGACATGATTTCTCTATGCGAGGAATGGGCGGAATCGAAGCTGCCGTGACTTCTGCAGCCGGACACTTATTGAGTTTTACAGGATCAGATACCATTCCGGCGATTGATTTCTTCGAAGAATATTACAATGCCAATTCTGATACCGAATTAATCGCAGGTTCTGTTGCCGCAACTGAACATTCTGTAATGTGTATGGGAACTACAGAAGGCGAATGTGAAACTTTCAAAAGATTAATTACAGAAGTATATCCAAAAGGAATTGTTTCTATCGTTTCTGACACATGGGATTTATGGAAAGTTTTGACTGATTATCTGCCGCGCTTAAAAGAAGAAATCATTTCAAGAGAAGGAAAAGTGGTAATCCGTCCTGACAGCGGTGATCCGGTAGATATCATCTGCGGAAACCCGAACGGTAAAACAGAACAGGAAAAGAAAGGTGTTATCGAACTTATCTGGGATGTTTTTGGCGGAAGTGTAAATGACAAAGGTTTTAAAGAATTAGTACCGCAAATTGGCGCTATTTACGGCGATAGTATTACGGTAACAAGAGCGATTCAGATTTGTGAGCGATTAAAAGCAAAAGGATTCGCTTCTACCAATGTAGTTTTGGGAATTGGTTCTTTTACGTATCAATATAATACCAGAGATACTTTTGGTTTTGCGATGAAAGC encodes:
- a CDS encoding nicotinate phosphoribosyltransferase, translating into MNPLLLTDGYKVDHRRQYPDKTTLVYSNWTPRKSRIEGLEEVVFFGLQYFIKKYIIHDFDTYFFKQPKEEVVKKYARRINNYLGENQVGTKHIEDLHDLGYIPMVFKALPEGASVPLRVPMFTMYNTIPEFFWLTNYFETLLSAVIWLPCNSATIAREYRKVLDKYAEETSSVPDFVNWQGHDFSMRGMGGIEAAVTSAAGHLLSFTGSDTIPAIDFFEEYYNANSDTELIAGSVAATEHSVMCMGTTEGECETFKRLITEVYPKGIVSIVSDTWDLWKVLTDYLPRLKEEIISREGKVVIRPDSGDPVDIICGNPNGKTEQEKKGVIELIWDVFGGSVNDKGFKELVPQIGAIYGDSITVTRAIQICERLKAKGFASTNVVLGIGSFTYQYNTRDTFGFAMKATYGEVDGEGRAIFKDPITDDGTKKSAKGLMKIDLVDGVYHLTDNVSWDEEKQGELKEVFRDGKLLADQSLSDIRARVSAGISVEA